The window TTTTAATTGTATACTCGCCTTAAATTGCTGTTATTATTGTAAATTAAGTGTGCTGCAACCACGAACCGTCAGCTTCTTCAGGAAGAAGAAAAAATATTGTAATTGGAAATATCTATCAAGTCAACAGACAAAAATATACTTGAGATTCAGTGCGATTAGTAAAGATGCCTTATCCATTTTTTTGTAGATATTTTGTTACGGTCTCTGTTATTTGCTGTTTTCTTTTTTCCGGCTGCGCAAAAGAAAAAGAAAAGATTCATGCTCCGACTGCTGTTGATTTTAAGGAGGAATCTATAAAAGAACGTATTATTCCTGCAAGTTATATGGTTGGTCCGTCTGATGAGCTGGAAGTGCTGTACTACATGGACCCGGAATATTCCATGGGCGATTATATTATTGATGCAGAAGACAAGCTGCGTGTTGATTTTTATTATTATCCAGAACTAAGTAAAAGTGTACAAGTCAGACCGGATGGATTTATTACCCTTCCCAGGGTGGGAGATATAAAGGCGGCAGGTGAGGTTCCCAGTGTCCTTGCGAAAAAGATATCGGAGACTTTTTCGGAGTATCTCTCCCAGCCTGTTGTGACTGTCGAATTGACAGAATTTAATGCAAAAATTAACAAGCTGAAAGCTGCTGTCAGCTCAGTAAATAGAGGACAGGCAAAATATGCAGTTGTTCGACCGGATGGTAAAATTTCTCTTCCTTATCTTAAAGAGCCTATTTTTGCGGCTGGCAGTACTACCATAGAGCTCGGTAAAAAAATTGAAAATGCTTACAGAAGTTATATTAAAAATATCAGCATAACTATTTCCCTATTGAAGGCAAATTCGTATCGTGCTTGTGTTATCGGAGAGGTCGTGAAATCAGATTGTTATTCCTTGTCTGGGAATACATCTTTTTTGGATATCCTTGCTCGTGCCGGTGGGGTAACTACTAAAGCGAATACGCAGCAAATTGTTATTATTAGTCGGGGAGATAAAGGTCGCCCTGTTTCGTCTGTGATAGATCTGCAGAACATAATCAAAAAGCAAGAGTACTATCCGATGGTCCAACAATACGATGTTATCTATGTTCCCCGTACTTGGCTTTCAGAAACAGCATTAACAGCACATGAAATTTGGAAAATAATACCACTGAGCGTATCTGCCAGTTATAATCTTGCCAATATATTTAATAAAGAATAACAAGAAAATATCAAGGTCCTGCAACGAGGTCATGGTGTTCGCTCCAGTCGCCCGTTTTATGGAGGGGTGGCCGCATCACTTGAGCTACCCCATTATCTCATGCAGGGTGCCAAAATAGAACGAGTTCAAATCGCTGAGTGATTTCGACTTACTGTAAATAAATAACATAGGAAGGCTGTGATGAAAATTGCATATCTCATTCTTGCGCATAACAATCCAAAACAACTGCATCGATTGGTTAAATCTCTAGCATCTTCTTCCAGTGGTATTTTTGTTCATATTGACCGAAAATCTGATATAAAAAATTTTTCAGAGGTGATGAATGAAAGTGTTTCTTTCTCTAGAGAGAGAGTAGCTGTTTATTGGCGTGATTTTTCAATAGTGGAGGCGACACTTATCTTGCTAAGAGAAGCAGTTGCTCATATTGATCAGTTTGACTACTATGTTGTTTTAAGTGGTAATGATTATCCTTTGCGGTCTCAGGCGTATATTATTAATTTTTTCAATAAAAATAAGGGAAGAGAATTCATGAATATAATTCAGATGCCCTGCAAGAGAGCCGGAAAACCTCTTTTTCGGCTGACCACATATAAACCACGTCCTGGAGACTCAAAACTTTCCAAGACAATTTGCAAAATACCGAGCAGGTTACTTAGTGCGCTTTCCTATCGTCGTGATTATCAATTGTATTTCCAAGGATTACAACCTTATGCCGGGAGTGCTTGGTGGGCTTTATCCCGTGAAGCGTGTCAGCATATTCTTCATTTTATAGAAGAAGAAAAACAGTTAATTGATTTCTACAAAAATACCATAAATCCTGATGAATCGCTGTTTCAAACAATTTTAGGGAACTCGCCGTATCAATCTCGTATAGTGAGAAATGTTACTTATACGGATTGGAGTGGTGGACGAGCACATCCCATTAATTTAACAGAAAGACACCTTGAATTTTTTCAAAAAAAGCCAATTATTTTAGAGGATATATATGGAAAAGGGGAACTTCTTTTTGCCAGAAAATTTTCTAATGACGCCGAAAAATTAATCAGAAAGCTGGATCAGATTATTAGAGAATCTGAGGATTAGATGGTCTCCCTGCTGAGTATTGTTGGATCTGGAAGTATTTTACCTTGCAGGTCGCATGAGTCTTATGTTGTTGTAATGGCAATATACTTTATTGAAAAATATTCAAGAGCGCAACCATATCAATTTGTCAATTTGTATCATGGCGAATATAAAGAAGAGTTATGAATACATGGGAACCAGAAACAATACGTATTTCTCTTCGCGAAATTTTTTATGTTATCTTTTTAAAAATTCATATAGCGGCTGGGATATTTTCTATAGTTGTTATATTAACAAGTTTTTATATTTTTTCTTTAAAACCAGAATATTTCGCAGCCGGACAGATATTGGTCAAACCATTCGTTGATACTCGCCAGGAGGTTTTTGCAGGAAACGCTTTCCGGGTTGATTCCCCTTCTGAAACACGTATGAATACAGAAAAAGAAATCTTAACCTCCCATGAATTGACTGAAGATGTAATTAAAGTGTTAGACCTGAAACCACCCCCCCCGAAACCTCCTGGCCTTCTTGTTCGTATAGGCCTTTCATCACCCCCATTGCCCCCTCATCAAGCACTTATTCGGTATGTAAAAAAGGGGGTAAAAGTAAAGCTTGTTACTAATTCACAATTAATCACTGTAAGCAAGAAAGGAGATGATCCTGAAGCTATTACTAAGATATTGAATGCCTATATGCAGTGCTATATTAAGCGCCATATTCAGGTGCATAAGTCGATCAGCGGGGTAGCTTTTTATGAAAAATGGATACAGAAGTATGAACAGGAATTGGAAGATGCAGAAGGCAGTTTAGAGAGTAAAATAGCAAAATGGGACATTATACATATTAGAGAACAGAAAGTCCAGAATCTTGCTCTGTTACGGGTTCTGCACCAGAATTTGAGCGAAGTGAAAGGGGAGTTAGCCAGCAACAATGTCGTTATAAAAAATATTACGAATGGAATAGGTCGTGATGGCTACCTTACTACCATTCCGAATGTACTACGAAATAATATTTTGTTAGCAGCATTGACCCGAGGTAGTATCCCATTAATTATTGAAAAAGGAAAAGTTACGAGCCTGTACCGGAAAACTTCTACAGAGTGGATTGATGCAGACAAGCAGTTAAGAAATTTTATGAATGAAATAAAAAATATGCAGGAGGGATTGCGGGAAGGGATGATTGTTGATTTTCAGGCACTGGAAGCAAAGAAGAAAAGCATTGAACAAGATATCAGCAATACTCATGTTGAGTTACAGAAACTCGCTAGAATAGAAAATGAATATCAAAATTCAGTTATTAAAGTAGAGCAGGCCAGAGAAACCTACAAGCTCTACCTGAATCGTTTGGAACAGGAACGCATAGAAGAACAGAGGGACATTGCTG is drawn from Candidatus Electrothrix aestuarii and contains these coding sequences:
- a CDS encoding polysaccharide biosynthesis/export family protein, whose product is MRLVKMPYPFFCRYFVTVSVICCFLFSGCAKEKEKIHAPTAVDFKEESIKERIIPASYMVGPSDELEVLYYMDPEYSMGDYIIDAEDKLRVDFYYYPELSKSVQVRPDGFITLPRVGDIKAAGEVPSVLAKKISETFSEYLSQPVVTVELTEFNAKINKLKAAVSSVNRGQAKYAVVRPDGKISLPYLKEPIFAAGSTTIELGKKIENAYRSYIKNISITISLLKANSYRACVIGEVVKSDCYSLSGNTSFLDILARAGGVTTKANTQQIVIISRGDKGRPVSSVIDLQNIIKKQEYYPMVQQYDVIYVPRTWLSETALTAHEIWKIIPLSVSASYNLANIFNKE
- a CDS encoding beta-1,6-N-acetylglucosaminyltransferase, with protein sequence MKIAYLILAHNNPKQLHRLVKSLASSSSGIFVHIDRKSDIKNFSEVMNESVSFSRERVAVYWRDFSIVEATLILLREAVAHIDQFDYYVVLSGNDYPLRSQAYIINFFNKNKGREFMNIIQMPCKRAGKPLFRLTTYKPRPGDSKLSKTICKIPSRLLSALSYRRDYQLYFQGLQPYAGSAWWALSREACQHILHFIEEEKQLIDFYKNTINPDESLFQTILGNSPYQSRIVRNVTYTDWSGGRAHPINLTERHLEFFQKKPIILEDIYGKGELLFARKFSNDAEKLIRKLDQIIRESED
- a CDS encoding GNVR domain-containing protein, which gives rise to MNTWEPETIRISLREIFYVIFLKIHIAAGIFSIVVILTSFYIFSLKPEYFAAGQILVKPFVDTRQEVFAGNAFRVDSPSETRMNTEKEILTSHELTEDVIKVLDLKPPPPKPPGLLVRIGLSSPPLPPHQALIRYVKKGVKVKLVTNSQLITVSKKGDDPEAITKILNAYMQCYIKRHIQVHKSISGVAFYEKWIQKYEQELEDAEGSLESKIAKWDIIHIREQKVQNLALLRVLHQNLSEVKGELASNNVVIKNITNGIGRDGYLTTIPNVLRNNILLAALTRGSIPLIIEKGKVTSLYRKTSTEWIDADKQLRNFMNEIKNMQEGLREGMIVDFQALEAKKKSIEQDISNTHVELQKLARIENEYQNSVIKVEQARETYKLYLNRLEQERIEEQRDIAGVSNVSILSKATVPSSPDGPSKKILLFVSIVIGGIAGIGSAFATYYLDHTVKRASDLEGLLHQPVLSELGNIKVRR